TCAACAAGCTGGGGCAGATTATGGTACTCCGGCATCCTTGGCAGTGGGTACGGGACCGTTTATATTTAAAGAATGGCGGACTGGCGATCGCATTGTTCTGGACAAGAATCCGAATTATTGGAAACCGGATTTACCCAAGTCTGATCAGTTAGTGATTCGCTTCATTACTGATCCGTCGGCACGGTTGGCACAATTACGGGCGGGTACGATTAATTTTACGGTAGATTTATCCCCGGATCAACTCCCTGAAATTGAAAATGATGCCAACCTAGACGCCGTATTTCGTCCTTCATTTAACGTCGGCTATTTGGCACTAAATCCCAGCTATGAACCCTTTTCTAAGGTAGAAGTCCGTCGTGCGATCGCGCAAGCTATTAACTCCTCAGAAATTGTCCCCGCCTTCTGGGGAGAATTGGGTCAACATGATAACCATTTTACCCCACCGTCTCTCTCGGAGTATCAGTCTGAGCAAATTATCAACTATTCCTACAATCCTCAACAAGCCCAACAACTGATTGCTGATGCAGGGTATCCCAATGGCTTTGACCTAGATTTGTGGTATATGCCCGTCAGTCGTCCCTATTTTCCCACACCCAAACCCATCGCGGAAGCGATAGCCGCTGAATTAAGTGCGATCGGAATTAATGTCAACTTACAAACCAAAGATTGGGCAGCCTATTTAGAGGATCGGCGAAAATCACCAGGATTTCAGGCTTTTATGTTGGGATGGACAGGGGATTATGGTGATCCTGATAACTTTTACTATGCTCATTTTGGTCCCGGCGCCACCGAGGATTTAGGCGGCTGGAAAAATGAGGAAATTCTCCAACTTTTAGAACAGGGAAGGGCGACAACTGATCAAGCCGAACGGACTCAAATTTATGCCCAAGTGGATGAAATTTTAGCCCAAGAAGCCGTCCGATTACCCATCGTTCACTCCCAACCCTTATTGGCAAAACGCAAAACCGTTACCGGGTGGACACCCAGTCCCTTAGGTTCAGAACCCTTTGAGACAATAAGCCAAGGTTTGTAGTTGCGCTTGTAGTTGCGCTGTCTTCGCCATTAAAAGTATAGCGTTGACCACAAACCCTTAATTCACTCAATCCCTATTACTCTTGTAGATTGACTTGAACGAAAAAGATGATTAAATTTTTGAGGAAATTATTGAATTCTCTGTGTCAATCTGTGTCTCTCACTATTCAGGCTTCTGTCTGCATCATCCCTTCTGTGTCATCTGTGTTTTTGTCAATACTGAGTCATAATTTTTATCTAAACTTAAAAAAAATATATGCATCCAACGAGACATGGGGGGTGAGGCGAAAACTATGAATTATACAAAGTTTTACGATTATTCAAGGGATTTAGCTGTGTCAAGATTAATTTTGCCCACAAAAAACCCACCATAAATAGTATACCTGAAAATCACACAACTCTCTCACAATCGCTGTAACCCCTGAAACTTCGTAGCGTTTTCCCAAAAAGAGGTAAAAAACGAGCAATTATGACGTTTTGTTGAGACGAGACTCTGATTGAAAAAATTAAACCGTTCTGGGGGAAAGAATAGTTTAACTTATTATAAGTTGACAAATTGAGGTGAAACGACATTGAGTCAAGGGGAAGGAAATGTCAGTAGTAAAGGAGGAAGAAATAGCCAAGTGGTATCTAGTGAAGAGTAGTTATCAAAAGAAGGCAAGAGCAATGGTTAGTCGATACAGTATCGTTCAATACGTTCCCAATCCGATTGCTGATGAGCGGATCAATATTGGTGTGCTTGCCTTTGATGATAATCGGGTGTGTGTTCGATTTCTAAGCAATTGGGAACGGGTAAAACGCTTTGGAACGGAAGATATTCATTTCCTCAAAGATTTCGCGAGTCGCATGGAGGATGCGGCTGCTGATGGATTATTGTTTCCGGGAGATTCGCCGAATGAGACTCCCAAGCAGGAACGTTTAATCAGAGTCGCTCAGAATTGGTTTAATAGCATTCAGTTGACTGAACCGCGTGGTTCTCTAGACGATGTAGAAAGCCTTTTAGCTGATATTGCTGATACCTGTTTGCTTGAGCAACCGGAGAAGCCAAAGCCGCGCGATCGCGCTTTTGCGGTGCAAGTGACTAGGAGGAAAATTAAGAATATTCTTGGAGATAGAGCAAAAGATCTAGTCAAAAAAAATTATTCATTGTCGGGGCATTTTGAAAAACATGAATTTGATGTTGTCGTTGCTAATGGAAAACCTTATTTTGCCGCTCAAGGTATTTCCTTTGAAGTTCAAGTCAAGGCAGATCTTCAAAATTCAATTGCTTGGAAGATTTCTGACGTCAAGGAACATCAACCTGATTTCCCTTTAGCTATTGTGACATTACCACCTAACCCAAAATATCCTGCCTATAAAAGAACTTATCAAAAAGTAACTTCAATGTATTCTGAACTTGGCGCAGATATTTTAACAGAAGATAAAATTGAGCCTTGGGTAAAGGATCACCTTAAGCCTATAGACACTACAACGATGGAGCTTATATGAGAAAATAAAAGGATGCTTCGTTTTTTTTTTGGCACGGAAGGAGGACAATTCAAAGCCTCTCTCCTTGCAGGAGAGAGGTTTGGAGAGAGGTTTTCTAGATTCCGGCAACCGAACAGTTTACTCGGCAATTGGGTCTTATACCAAGTTGCAGTCTAAGATAGAATTTGTCATGCTGAGCGTAACGGAGTGTAGCGAAGCATCTATCCAGATTCTTCGCTTCGTTCAGAATGACATATTAGAACACAACTCGGTATCAAAGCCTCTCAAGAGCAGGAGAGAGGTTTGGAGAGAGGTTTTCTAAATTCCGGCGAACCGAACAGTTTACTCGGCAATTGGGTCTTATACCAAGTTGCAGTCTAAGATAGAATTTGTCATGCTGAGCGTAACGGAGTGTAGCGAAGCATCTATCCAGATTCTTCGCTTCGCTCAGAATGACATATTAGAACACAACTCGGTATTATCGCTGCTGGGGAAAACTTGAAGGC
The nucleotide sequence above comes from Coleofasciculus chthonoplastes PCC 7420. Encoded proteins:
- a CDS encoding DUF3037 domain-containing protein, coding for MSVVKEEEIAKWYLVKSSYQKKARAMVSRYSIVQYVPNPIADERINIGVLAFDDNRVCVRFLSNWERVKRFGTEDIHFLKDFASRMEDAAADGLLFPGDSPNETPKQERLIRVAQNWFNSIQLTEPRGSLDDVESLLADIADTCLLEQPEKPKPRDRAFAVQVTRRKIKNILGDRAKDLVKKNYSLSGHFEKHEFDVVVANGKPYFAAQGISFEVQVKADLQNSIAWKISDVKEHQPDFPLAIVTLPPNPKYPAYKRTYQKVTSMYSELGADILTEDKIEPWVKDHLKPIDTTTMELI
- a CDS encoding ABC transporter substrate-binding protein; this translates as MGFAVSSEMPCAIASPKRSLIRFILLVIVGLALALGLANCDTQSPQTNDTSAIPADTLVYGSGGQPVNLEPGNITDGNSIVVQHQIYNTLLSIKPGTTELEPGLATEWRVSEDGKTWTFKLRDDVQFHDGSDFNAEAVRFNVERWWNPDSEFGYRDAGKNYEIWANLFGGYKGSPDSILQDIVVADDNTIEFILQQPFAAFPAAIASGYFGMASPDAIQQAGADYGTPASLAVGTGPFIFKEWRTGDRIVLDKNPNYWKPDLPKSDQLVIRFITDPSARLAQLRAGTINFTVDLSPDQLPEIENDANLDAVFRPSFNVGYLALNPSYEPFSKVEVRRAIAQAINSSEIVPAFWGELGQHDNHFTPPSLSEYQSEQIINYSYNPQQAQQLIADAGYPNGFDLDLWYMPVSRPYFPTPKPIAEAIAAELSAIGINVNLQTKDWAAYLEDRRKSPGFQAFMLGWTGDYGDPDNFYYAHFGPGATEDLGGWKNEEILQLLEQGRATTDQAERTQIYAQVDEILAQEAVRLPIVHSQPLLAKRKTVTGWTPSPLGSEPFETISQGL